In the Pongo abelii isolate AG06213 chromosome 9, NHGRI_mPonAbe1-v2.0_pri, whole genome shotgun sequence genome, gaatgcacgtgtgtgtgtgtgtgtgtctgtgtgtgtgtgtgtcacagcgACAGGAAGGGCAGAGACAGAGATTTACACCCACTACCAAAAAATAAAGGAGggtaggaagggagagagagcgGGTGGgcaacagaaggaaggaaagataaagaGGTGGAGAGAAAACTATGTGATTCAGAACACCTGTTCGGAGTACTGGCTGTGGTGGGAGGGAATACCTGGACAAGCCACTTGAGGTGAGGAACAAGACAGCCCAAGAGGCATCTTGAATAAGGAGAGGTGGTGCCAATCTGCCTTCTAAAAGGCGGGGGCTAGTGAACCTTagggctttgttttgttgttgttgttgttgtttttgagacagagtttcattcttttgccctggctggagtgcagtggcacaatctcaactcaccacaacctctctgcctcctgggttcaagtgattctcctgcctcagcctcctgagtagctgggattacaggcgtgcaccaccacgcctggctaatttttgtatttttagtagagacggggtttcaccatgttggtcaggctggtctcgaactcctgacctcgggtgatccacccgcctcggcctcccaacgtgttgggattacaggtgtgagccacgacacccagcctCAGGGCTTTGTTTTAAGCAGAGATGAGACGTGGCCTCACCAGCAGGGCCTGCCACTGCCACTCTTATTCCATGAATTCCCCTAGTCTCCAGACAAACGTTTGAAGAATATTCTCTTGAGGGAGCAGCAAATGGTTAGACTGACTGAGCTCTCCCTGTCCCTCAGGCTGCTAAGTCCAGGCCTTGGGTGCAGCCTTGGAAGCAGACCCAGGCCTCAAGAAGTCCCCActggagtctcagtttcctcatatataacAACATGGGAAAGTGCAGACCAGACAGGGCTGTGGTTGGGGCCCTGCTGGCTACTTTCTACCCATGAGACTTTCCTTTCCTGACACTGCATCCTCATCTCAGGCAGCTGCTGGCCATGACCCCTCTGGCCATGCCTCCAGCCCAGCGGGGCCCTGGAGAGGCTCACCTTCAGCCAGCCAACGTAGAAGAAGAACTGCAGGAACGTGAAGACGGGCACAACGAGGTCCAGCTCATGGCCTGGGTAGGCCTTGGCCGGGTTCAGAAACTGCCGCCCAACTAGACAAGTCAGGAAGAAGCTGTACACCGCCACAGTCACcacctgggaggaggaagaggagggtgtGGTAGCAAAGGGCTAGGTGGGAACCCTGAAATCAGGATGCTCCCGGGGCTGGGAGTCCGAGACAAGAGACCAAGGCCTTGTTCTGACTTACACACTCATGTGACTTAGGGTCTCTGTTAacccctttttttgtttgtttgtttgagacagagtcttgctctgttgcccaggatgaagtacagtggcgcgatctcagctcactgcaacctctgcctcccgggttcaagcgattctcctgcctcagcctcccaagtagctgggattacaggcatgcaccaccatgcccagctaattttgtattttcagtagagatggggtttcaccatgttggccaggctggtcttgaactcctgacctcaggtgatccacctgcctcagcttcccgaagtgctgggattacaggcgtgagccactgcacccagccaacctcTCTTTAATATAGGGATAATCACGTTGCCTCTACTGGACTGGGCCAGGCAGGAGCCTGGACTCTTAGAACTTGGCACTTCAAAGTCCAGACCCAACTTCAAAGTGTGGACCCAACTCCCAGGGGAGCCACTTAGCCTCTAGGTGAGCCCTTCCCACCCCAGCTGCTTCCTTGGTCCttctagcctcagtttcccaaaaggGCAGCCTCACCAGCCTAGTCCTCACCTGTGTATACACCAGTGGGATACTAATCCAGTCGTAGGCATACAGGTGTCCACACTGAGTACGCAAGGTGTTCATCTCCTGGGGGGCAGCAGAGAGGGATGGGGTTCTGAACACCACCTGCCCCCACCCTGGGCTCGCCCCCACCTCTTCTCCAGGTACCAGGGCCTGGTACCCATGGTCCATCCctggctgtgtggtcttgggcagctcaCTAAACCTCTTtgtgtctcagcttcctcatctatcaaAAAGGAACCAGGACCTCACAGACTcggagaggagggaggggcatGTTAGGAGGGACCACCTCGGGCTGTGGATTGCTGTTGGAAAAGATTCTGCAACCCCACCTCAGGCTCTCGGAAGACCCTCAGGGGCTCGAGGCTTCTGTTTGTAGGAAACCTTGTTTCCTGTGGACCACAACCCTTCCCACTCTGCGGCAGCCCTGTCTGCACAGTGGGCTCACGTTCAGCAGGCTCTGGAGCAGGATAGGGTCCCGGATTCGACCTCCAAGCCACGCCTTCATCGACAGGTTGGCAAACCACACCCAGGGCACCCAGAACATGTTGTGTGGTAAGCTCAGTTTCTCCAACTGCTTGTGTTCTGCTGGAGTCATAAAGCCTGCAGAGTGGAGTGAAGGCGGTGGGTGGGAGAACCTGCAGAAGGGATGGCCAGCATCTGCTGACCTATAGGAACCTCAGCACTCCTTTGCCATCCTCTttctttcaacaacaacaaaatttctgagcacctactatgtgctattGTGGGCTGAGCATGTGGGcagggtatttatttatttccagagacaggatctggctttgtcaccaaggttggagtgcagcggtgcgatcctagcgcactgcagcctggaactgctgggctcaagtgatcctcctgcctcagcctcccgatactCAGcctcagactacaggcacacgccaccatgccctgctaatttttaatgtttttgtagagataggggtctcgctatgttgctcaggggCGTCTCAAAcagctgggctcaagcgatcttcccacctttgcctcctaaagcgctgggattacaggcaagagccaccacgcctagcctgggTCTGTCTTATTAACCAGCACCAGGTCAGGCCAGGCTGAGGGGGTGTCAGAGACCAATGTCCCATACCTCCAGAGTGGAAACCGGAGATCAAGAGGGGCAAGGGCAGAGGGAAGTAGACCCTAGTACCTCACCAGTTCCCAAGCCGTCACCCTTCTTTCCATTATCCCTCAAGGGTCCTTAGCCCTACCTCAGACTCCTACTCTCGGAGGGTGGGCTCCTGGCCTCGCCCCACCTTCAGACACCCGACTCTGTCCCGCCCAATTGGACCCCCAAATCTTGACCACACCCCACTCCTGGCTCCACCCAATCCCCTGAGTCCGGGGGACTTTGGCTCCACCCATCTTCCATTCCTGCCGCGCCCATCTCGGCCCCTGGCTCTGCCCGGTGCCTCCCGGTTGCTCCCGATCCGCCCACCTGCTTGCACCAGGTGCTGGGCGCTGGGGAAGCGCTTGTAGACGGCGGTGCTGACGCTGCGCAGAATGAgcacgttgcccaggttggcatAGCGGATAAGCGTGCGCCGCAGCAGCCGGCCTTGCTCGTCCTTGCCTTCGACGAAGCCCGACACCAGGCTCATGAGGCGGTCGGGCCACGGCAGGTTCTCGTACTGGTTCCACCAGCGGGTCACAACCAGCGTCACGTAGAAGCCTGGGCAGGAGGGGCggggggcgaggggcgaggggcCAGGCTGCGGCCAGAGCCCAGGGTCCAGCGCCCGGCGATGCCTCGGCTCCTCCAGCTTTCTGCTGCGAGCAGGCCTAGCCCCCAACCCTCCTGGAAGGCGCTCGGGAGCGGGAGGCAGGCAGAGCCTCGCATGGAGGCGCGAGAGCCCCAAGGGGTCTGTCACCCGGGGGTCCCCATGCTGGTCCCAGAAATCCGCCAGACCCTCTCCCCTCCCGTGCAGAGGCTCCAGGGACCATGATGTCAGCGCTTCcctcagaaaatggggttttcatTGCTAACGGCAGGACGTCTTAGCTAACGTCTAACTTCAGTTTCTCTGGCTGCAGTCCGCACCTTTCCCTGAACTACAGAGATGCGCCGACCTGCCGCTGGCTTTCCCCCGCCCGCCACCCCAGCCCCTTGCCGCAGCTCCTCGTGATCCTCCCCCGGAACAGCCGGAAGGGGGAACTCACCCAGCACGAAGGAAATGGGGATGAGCTGGATGTAGCTGTCGCAATACAGAGTCAGTTTCTCAAACATCAGCTGTTGCTCTTCCGTGAGGGccagcctgggggtgggggtgggggtggacaTGTGTGGACGCGGCGAGGAGATGGCTGAGACTGTCCCCAGGTCTAGCCCGGCCCTGGGTAGGAGTGGGACTGCCTCGATGCTGTCCCACATTTTCCCCAGCCCAGGGCCCCTCCTGAGGCTTGAGCCAGGTCCATGATGCTCCTTGTGCAGCCCCAAACCCAGACAAGAGGAGGCCCCCTCCAGTGGTTTCTTGTGGGGAGAATCATCACACTGGCCACTGGGAGATGTGTAGGAAGGAAGGTCCTGCTGCAGAGGCCAGCTTCAGACACCCTGATCCTTTGAAAGCAGCCAAGGGTCAGTTGTTTAAAAGCAGGTCGAAACAGAGTGTTTGGGATGGGctcggtggttcacgcctgtaatcccagagctctgggaggctaaggcaggaccaggagttcaagaccagcctgggaaacatagcaagaccccatctctacaaaaaattagctgggtacggttGCCATATGCCTGCAGTCGTAgccactggaggctgaggtaggaggatcacttcagcccaggagttggaggctgcaatgggctgtgattgccactgcacttcagcctgggtgacagagcaagaccctgtctctaaaaagaagaaaaaaacaaaacaaagagtgtTTGGCTTTAACGAGAGGGGTGAATAGGCAGACAGAGGATTTTGTTagagcagtgaaactactctgccTGATGCTGCGATGGTGGAGACATCATTACACATTTACCCAAATCCATGGAATGTACAGCCCAAGAGTGAACCCTGCTGTACGCTATGAACTTTGGGTGATAGTGATGTGTCACTGTGGGTTCAGGGATTGTAATAAATCTACCACTGTAGTGTGGGGGTGTTGATAgtggggaggctgggggcagggggaggagcaAAGAGACACATGAGAACTCTACCTTCtcctcagttttgctgtgaacctaaaactgctctaaaaaatgaaGTCTGACTTTTTTTCAGCATACATTGGTGCCCAAGTAAAAACCAAAGACCAATGTGCTTTGTTTTTGGTATTAGGAGGAACTCAAGAATTTTATGTATTTGATGTTTTATAATCCATTGTAGTCATTAGTGCTTTTTCAGTTTAAAATGCTATCATATATTCGGTGATTATATCTgtcctttattttattgtttagataaatgtttttggtttattggtttttgtttgtttgtttgtttgttttgagataggatcttgctctgttacccaggctcaagggcagtggcacaatcatgactcactgcagcctcaacctcctgggctcaagcaagcctcctgcttcagcctcctgaggagctgggtgggactacaggcataagccaccatgcccagatcatttttcgatttttttttttttttttttttttttagacggagtctcactctgtcacctaggctggagtgcaatggcatggtctcagctcactgcaacctctgtctcccgggctcaagcaattctcctgcctcatcctcccgagtagctgggactacaggcgcctgccactacactcggctaatttttgtatttttaatagagacggggttcactatgttggccaggctggtcttgaactcctgacctcatgatccacccgcctcggcctcccaaagtgctgggattacaggcatgagccaatgcgcccagccaatttttttttttttttttttaatagagacaggatctccctatgttgctcaggtcctaaactcctgggctcaagtgatcctcctgccttggcctcccaaagtgctgggattataggtgtgagccactgtggctggccctaactttttttttaagtaccttGGTGCCCTAGTAAAAATCAAATGTGCTTTGTTGCTAGCATTATTAGGAACACAAGAATTTTATGTATTTGATATTTTACAATCCATGTAATCATTAAtgctttttcaatttaaaatgctATCATATATTCTGtgattatatttattgtttagataaacattattttgtttgcttttgagacagcctgtgactcaggctgaagtgcaatggtgcgatcatagctcactgcagcctcgacctcacaGGCTTCAGCCATccccacacctcagcctcccaagtagctaggcccACAGGCAAatgccatcactcccagctaattttttaaatttttggtagagacggggtctcactatgttgcccacgctgaactcccaggctcaagtgatccccgcaccttggcccctcaaagtgctaggattacagatgtgagtcactgctaCTGGCCTTAGAtaaacatttcaattaaaaaataattttaaaaaatgtaccatgtgggctgtgcatggtggctgacacctgtaatcccagcactttgggagtctgaggtgggtggatcacttgaggtcaggggttcaagaccagcctggccaacatgacaaagccctgtctctactaaaaatacagaaaaaaaaaattagccaggcatggtggtgtgtgcctataatttcagctactcaggaggctaaggcaggagaatcgcttgcacctgggaggcagaggttgcagtgagctaagattgcccccactgccctccagcctgggtgatggagtgaaactctgtctcaaaaaaaaaaaaaaaaagtataccatgtgattggccaggcgcagtagctcacacctgtaatctcagcaccttgggaggctaaggcagggggattgcttgagcctaggaattcaagaccagcctggacaacacagtgagactccatctctctctctctctctctcttttttaatgtaCCATGTGGGCCTATGAGTCTGTGTGGGATTCAATAAAACAGGCGCGTTGAGTGGGGCCAGACAAAGCCTGGGCTCCAGGGCTCCTCCTGGGGTTGGAGGAAGGGTGGCTAAAACCCTGCTGGCCTGGGTTGAGCAGCCTCTCAGTCTGACTTCTtttctctccccagcccccagcccccagccccagcctcagctcCAGTGCCCAGGACCTGGTCAGGAGCTCAGCTTAGTCTTGTAGTGAACTGGTACACTGGCCCCTGAGCTGGCTGGGAGGCCCCCAGGAgctcccagccccagccacaTCCCTCCCAGGCTCCCCGCCCCAGCCCTGCCAGCTTTACCTGTAAATAAAGCGGATGATGTAGTAGCAGAGCAGGAAGATGAAGAACTCGCCATATAGCAGCTTGTAGATGCTGCCCCGCCAGCACAGCAGCAGGCGGGAGAAGGAGCCTAAGCGGGCATTAGCCACTTGGCTTGTGTAGGTGATGGTCATGGCCAGGCAGTGGGCTGCAGCAGGTGGGCTTGGGTCCTGGTAGAGAGGGACACTGATTGGGGGTTTGTAGGGATCATAAGCCCTGGTCAGAGCCTGTCAGGACCCTTCCCTGCTCTGGGCCTCAACTCTCCCATAGggaccctgggaggtggatgaAGTGGTCTCCAAGGCCCTGCCAGCTCTGACTGCCTGCTGGAAGTAGAAACCCAAGAAAGTGAGCCCAGAGGCTGCCCATTGCTTTGGCAGGGGAAAACGTAGATAGGCGTGTGCATTGCCATGTGCCTTTAACTTTCTATAatcactgggcgcggtggctcatgcctataatcccagcactttgggaagctgaggcagatggatcacctgaggtcaggagttcgagaccagcctggccaacatgatgaaaccctgtctctactacaaatacaaaaaaactatccAGGCGtggtgcaggtgcctgtaatcccggctacgcaggaggctgaggcaggagaatcgcttgaacccaggaggtggaggttgcagtgagctgagatcacgccattgcactccagcctgggcaacaagagcaaaactctgtctaaaaataaataaataaataaataaataaataatttgtacagTGACAAAGGCAGTAACAGCAGCAATGTCTACACACTAAGCTCAGGTCCTCTGGGCTAGGCAGTGTTCTCAGCCCATCTTGTTCATTAGCTCCCAAGCTCTCTCAACCACCCTAGTGTGAGAAGTATGGAAGGGACCAGGCAGCCCTGTCCACCATCATATTCCTATTCCCATAACGGAACCTAGCTGGTAGAGATGCTCAGACGATGTTTACTGAATGGTGGCTCCAGGGCCTTTCCACCTGCTGATCTTCCTGCCTGGAGGAAGCTCTTCCTGAGATACCTGCACGGTTCCTTCCCACTCCAGGTTCCCTTTAGAAAGGATGTTCCCAGCCATCCTACCTGGAAACAGAGCCCCACTGCCACCGGTGCTCTGTGTCTCCTCACCTTGCTTGATATTTCTAGAGAGCACTTATCACTACTTGAAATTATACAGGATATCTGCCTGTTTACTGCCTGTTTCCTCCTCAGAATGGAAGCTCCTCTTTTGTTCTCATAGAAGGCGCTCAATAAAAATTTACCGAAGCAGTGATTGATGCCACCTCCATTCTTTCCCTATGTGTTTTGCTGCAGCCACAGTGGCTGGCTGTGCCTGATGCACACCAAGCTcattcccacctcagggcctttgcacagacACACAGGTGCCCACACACCTGCACAAGTGCTGCCTGTGTGTGCACATCCCACACACATATGCAAGACGGCCATCCAACcctgaaggcctcaaagccccAGCCCAGTCCACCTGGGGCACCTTGTACTCACAAGTGGGGTTCCAGGTGGGTCCGGTGATCCCACAGAAGGTCTGGCCACTAGGCTGGTGGGACTCCCTGGGACTCTGTGGCCAGTGCCCTTGCCTACTCTTAGAGGCTGGCACTGCCCATGTGAGTGCTGAGCCGTCACTTGACTCCCTAAGCCAAGACCTCCACAAAGGAGTCCTTGTCTTGGTTCCTCCTTGTAATCTGCTCAGAAGCAACAGCCAGCACAGCCTGGCCGTGGCCCCTCTAATTTCTTCTTGGAGGGCGTTGGGCTGAGACCAGGGCTGGAATTTAGGGCAACACCTCCTCTACCATGGCCCTAAAATCCAGAGGCTGAAGGATCTGCTCCACCAGTGTTCTGACCCCTGAGGCCTTGCAGAGAGAGTTGGGGGTTAGGGGGCTGTGCTGAGCCTCAACTCCTGTGCCAGGAACTCTCCAGGAAGGAGGGGCCTCTGACTAGGCCCTGGGGACTTTGACAGCCCTGTGGGTTGTGGAGAGAATGAATACCAGGCTGCAGTCACCAGTCCTGGTTTCTGGTCCCAGCCTTGCCACCTGTGTGTGGTGACCCCGGGTGGGTTTCagctcctctctcagcctcagtgcCCTTATCTGAAAAGGATGGTGTTGCTTGGGAATTTCATCACCCTAGTAAAATGACAGAATTCTGCATATACTGATGAGGAGCTCTGATTGGCTGCTGGTGACATCATATGTTATTCTGGCTGTGATTGGCTGGCAGGGCCCATCAGTAGGTTGCTTCAGAGAGATGGAAGGAGAAGCCTGCCAGGGCTGGTGGAGGGGGGTGAGTCTGGTGGAGTGGGGTGAGTCTGGTGGGGGTTGACAGAACAGCCCTGGAGTTTATGCTGCTGGCTTCCAGCCAGCCAGTGCAATATGGGAATAAATGCCCAGATCCCCACGGGCAGCTGGTGAAAATCTCAGCATGTGattcaataaattttaatacATCAGTCCATACTCAAGGGCTCTCCTAAGCTGTTGGAAGTGATGGGTGTCTACCTACACACTCCTCTTGTATTGTTCAATGAAGAGAGCAGAGCTCTAGGCAGCAGTGGTTCTTGGTCTTTAGAGGCCATAAGAATAGCCCAAATGTTTATTAAACGTGCAGTTTTCTGGATCTTTCTCCAGAGTCTGAGTCTGTGGCCTTAGGGATGTTGCATTTTAATCAAGCACTGCCGGGGATTATGAAGTGTGTGGTTTTGGGACTAAACTTCCAGAAGCCCTGATTTTATACTATGACCTCGTGCCTTAAAATAAACCCACTCTCATCCTCCCTTTCCTGTCACCCTCTCTCTGAAATGTACTAAGCATTAACTATGCGGAGATTGCAGGTGATTTTTCTACACACcactttttattttcactttaagttctgggatatgtgtgcagaatgtacaggtttgttccACAGGTATacaagatgtgcaggtttgttacgtaggtatacatgtgccatggtggtttgctgcacccatcaacccctcatctaggttttaagccccgcatgcattaggtatttgtcctaatgctctccctccctttgtccCCTACTCCCGCACACCATTTTTGCCTTTATATAATTATCtgcctagaaaaaaaaacactatttcaCAATGACCTTGAATATTTTTCTAATCATGGCAAACAATAAAGCTGTTGTTATTATAAGAATCTCTTTAGAGGCAGCCTTGTAGGAGTATTTGCTGCCTCCCTGCTGCCCCATTGCTGTCCTCAACTGATATGGGGAAAGAAGCAGGTTCActtcagcctcagtctcctcatatGCAAAATGGGACAACGATGCCTACCTTGGCAGCTGAGTGAGAATGATGGATGGGATATGTGGCTGTCAACTCTCCAAACCACTGGTGCCTGTGCCTGACCCCTACGAATTCTGATTTGATTGGTCTGGATGGACCCCAGGTGTTGGGATTGTTCaagttctccaggtgattctgattttATGGCCTGTGCTGAGTCACTGCTTAAGGGATTATTTCCCTATCCTGTATTCCCTTCCCCACCAACACATCCTGAAACTCAAGAGAGAGTTTTCCATTTAGAagatgataaataaatatatattatatatatttctatgttaACATATGTAAATAAGTATTAATATGTCtataatattacaaatatatttatttatatgtatacatatatttatacatataaatatataagtaaatatataagtatatttttgagacaaggtcacccaggctggagtgcaatgggtgtgattttggctcattgcaaactccacttcccaggctcaagcaatcctcccatctcagcctcccaagtcactgggactacaggcacacgccaccacacccagctaatttttttttatagagataaggtctcactacattaccaaggctggtctcgagctctaggttcaagcagtcctcccacctaggcctcccaaagtggtgagattacaggagtgagccgccaCACTTGGCCAATAAGTATGTTTTAACTAAAGTTAACACACAtgcctggcaccatgcctggAACATTGATGCTCATTCTGTACTctctgaaggaataaatgaaaatcCTGCCTTTGTGGAGACAAGTTCTTGCCTTCCCTTTGGTGGCCACTAGAGAGCGTGCTTGACTAGCTGCCTCTGGCTGGGGAAGCCTGGTTCACTGGTCGGGATCAGTGTAGACCACGGAGCTGGCACTCCTTCATCTCCCCGACCCCGACCAGCAGCCATAGAGCCATGAGAGGGAGCTGGAGACACTAGAGtccctcctccctgttccctgaaCCGCAGGCTCCTTGGCAATATCCCAGGAGTACCACCAGGACCATCCACAGTGCATGCCcagtctcccttcccctcccagaGGCTCCAGCATGTCCCCAGAGACATCTCATGAGCAGCTGCTCCTGGCCCTGCCCCAGAGCTGAGACAGGCACACCCTGGCACAAGTCATGGCCTCTCCTACTGGGTCTCAGCTATGAAAATGTCCCCAGTTAGCCAGGCACGGCTCAGGCACACAGCAAAGTCATGAGTGCTGATTGACCCAAGCCG is a window encoding:
- the BEST1 gene encoding bestrophin-1 isoform X3; protein product: MTITYTSQVANARLGSFSRLLLCWRGSIYKLLYGEFFIFLLCYYIIRFIYRLALTEEQQLMFEKLTLYCDSYIQLIPISFVLGFYVTLVVTRWWNQYENLPWPDRLMSLVSGFVEGKDEQGRLLRRTLIRYANLGNVLILRSVSTAVYKRFPSAQHLVQADAGHPFCRFSHPPPSLHSAGFMTPAEHKQLEKLSLPHNMFWVPWVWFANLSMKAWLGGRIRDPILLQSLLNEMNTLRTQCGHLYAYDWISIPLVYTQVVTVAVYSFFLTCLVGRQFLNPAKAYPGHELDLVVPVFTFLQFFFYVGWLKVAEQLINPFGEDDDDFETNWIVDRNLQVSLLAVDEMHQDLPRMEPDMYWNEPEPQPPYTAASAQFRRASFMGSTFNISLNKEEMEFQPNQEDDEDAHAGIIGRFLGLQSHDHHPPRANSRTKLLWPKRESLLHEGLPKNHKAAKQNVRGQEDKAWKLKAVDAFKSAPLYQRPGYYSAPQTPLSPTPMFFPLEPSAPSKLHSVTGIDTKDKSLKTVSSGAKKSFELLSESDGALMEHPEVSQVRRKTVEFNLTDMPEIPENHLKEPLEQSPTNIHTTLKDHMDPYWALENRDEAHS